ATGCGTTCAGATATGGGACATGGATGTCACGAAAGATTTGATATGGATTTTTTCCGTTTTGTATGGAATTTCGATAGAACTATGCGTCCTCGCATTTATGCATTATTAAAAAATTATTCACAATTGAATATTATTGTTTTGAAAAGCAGTAGAGATATTAAGAAATTTATAAGTGAACTCTAAATAAAATGAGCATAATCTTCACAAAAGGCATTTATAATCATTCTGAACAATTCATTTATTGTTGCATTATTTGTTTTACAAGATTATCAAGGGCAAGGTATAGGCCGAAAAATACTGGAATACTGTAAATCTATATATTCAAGTTTAAAATTGGGAGTTTATACAGAGAACATAAGTGCAATTAACGTTTAATTGTAGTGCCTAAGCTCCGTATAACAAAATGTTTCCGTCCGCCTTGGCTGGTGGATATTTTTATATAGTAATATGTAAATTTATAACTTATAATCTATATATAGGTTAGTAGTTAAATCCATCGCCAAGTCACTAGAATAGATATTTCCCACACAACTATATTGAATAAGATACTTACATGCTATTAAATTTAAGGAGGAGAACATATGTTAATCAAAGATTTTGAAAACTTTATTATTGATACTTTTACAAAAGAAAAATTAGAGATTGTAAAAGAAAAAAATGAATATGGATTCACTAATATTGGGAGCGAAGAAGTTTTAAAATTGGGATATTGTACAAACTTAACTATTGAGTCTGCACTAGAGGCAGTAAAAAATAATGTTAATTTACTAATAACACATCATGATGCTTGGGAGTGGATGTCTGGAATGAAGGAAGACGTACTTGATATTTTAAAACAAAGTCACATAACGCATTTCTATATTCATTTACCATTAGATGATGCTGAATTTGGTAACAATACTTCAATATTAAAAAAACTTGGATTTAAGGTTATAGATAAATTTTCAAATGATGATGGAATGTATTGTGGAAGGATAGGAGAAATAGATGAACCTATTGAGTTTGAAAAACTAGTGAATAGAATAGAACTGTTATTAGAAGAACCAATACGGAAATGGAGAAATAATGAACGATTAATAAAGAGAATAGGAGTAGTAACTGGTGCGGGTTTTTCTGCTATTGATATAAAAGATGCTGTTAAGTTAGGTTGTGATGCATATTTTACTGGAGAAAAGATACTCTATACTGTTCAATATGCACAATACAGTAAAATAAATCTTTTAGTTGGCAGTCATACATTTACTGAGATATTTGGATTGGAAAGTTTAGTTAAAATAATTAATGAAAGATATCCTATGGTAGACATTATAAGGATTAAAGAAGAGCATATTGAGTAAGTTCGACAACTAATAAGATCTTATTGATGCTATTACCTTTTATTCTTATGGTTGGATTTGTGGTTATGTTAATTAAAATAGAAAAAAGACACTTATTTCCCGCACTTGGGTTCAAAAAAGGCATATTGCCAAACAACTTTTGATCGCATTTCCTATTTCTGCAGCTACAGTACTTCTTTTTGTAGCCTCATAACTACCTCAAATAAGTAATTCTAAAATTCTAGGCTTTGGAAGTGGATTTGGTGTTACCGCAAATCATTTAGCAAAGAACGGGAGAATAAGCCAACTATATCAGATTTAATAGAATATTGGAATAGAGAATTTGTTAATTGCACAGTTGGAATGATGGGAATGGAAGAGGTTTAAAGACATAATTTGGATTTACCACAATTCATAGAAATGGTTGAAAAGCAAAAACCAATTGTTATAGTTAAGTGAAGTAAGGGGATTCTTACTTAAGCACCCATAAGTTTTATTAAATTAAGCTGGATTATTAACTTTTTTAAAGGAGTTGTTTTTTGAGTTTATATATGTTTATTGCATCTGATTTTCCAATGCCATTTGTAGATTATAGTAGAACTAAATATTTTAAATTTAAAAAAGGAGTTAAAATTAATGTTGATGATGATGGAATAATTTATCATTATACAAATGATAGCGATAGAAATTCTCCTGATTTATTAATACCTTGTCGTCAAGAAGAAGCAGATACCATTGTTGTTGATTCAGAAGAAAGTCTTCAGGAAATACAAATCTCTAAAGGATACAAATACGATTATACTCATGCATAATTAGGCGAATTAATCTTTATAAACTGAGGAGGAAAACTTATGGAGTATTTTGATATTTTAAATAAAGATGGAAGTAAAAGCGGTCAAATAGCACTAAAAGGTGCCCTAATGTCAAATGGTCAATATTATTTAGGCGTACATGCATATATACATAACTCAAAGGGAGATTTCTTGCTACAAAAAAGATCGGAAACAAAAGATTTTTTACCCGGTGGATGGGATATACATATGGGACATGTTATCGCTGGGGAAACAAGTGAAACAGCTATCACTAGAGAAATACAGGAAGAATTAGGTATAAAGATAGAAAATATAACCTTCATAAAAAGGATAACTTGGGAAAAACATAATCATTTTATTGATATCTATGCAGCATGTAAAGATATTAATATTTGTGATTTAACATTGCAAAAATCCGAGGTAGAAGATATTAAATATATTTCAAAAAATGAAATGATAAAATTAATAAAAAGCATGGATTAC
This DNA window, taken from Clostridium estertheticum, encodes the following:
- a CDS encoding NUDIX domain-containing protein, with the protein product MEYFDILNKDGSKSGQIALKGALMSNGQYYLGVHAYIHNSKGDFLLQKRSETKDFLPGGWDIHMGHVIAGETSETAITREIQEELGIKIENITFIKRITWEKHNHFIDIYAACKDINICDLTLQKSEVEDIKYISKNEMIKLIKSMDYRPEEYRTIMENYVREIH
- a CDS encoding Nif3-like dinuclear metal center hexameric protein, which translates into the protein MLIKDFENFIIDTFTKEKLEIVKEKNEYGFTNIGSEEVLKLGYCTNLTIESALEAVKNNVNLLITHHDAWEWMSGMKEDVLDILKQSHITHFYIHLPLDDAEFGNNTSILKKLGFKVIDKFSNDDGMYCGRIGEIDEPIEFEKLVNRIELLLEEPIRKWRNNERLIKRIGVVTGAGFSAIDIKDAVKLGCDAYFTGEKILYTVQYAQYSKINLLVGSHTFTEIFGLESLVKIINERYPMVDIIRIKEEHIE
- a CDS encoding GNAT family N-acetyltransferase, which codes for MNNSFIVALFVLQDYQGQGIGRKILEYCKSIYSSLKLGVYTENISAINV